The genomic window GGCCTCCTCGTTTGCGGAGGAGTCCTCCTCCTTTGCGGAGGCGGTCGCGGACGCCACCGGTACGGCGGAACGGCGGTTCGCGGAGATCTCCGAGGCGCTGCACGGCATATCCCGGAGGCGGCGATGAACGTACGGCTGAAACTCGATCCGGAATCCGTCGCCGACTCCGGGCGCGCACTGGCCGGGGTGGCCCAGCGGATGGCCGACGACATCGCCGTCCTCGAAACGACCGTGCACGGCTCCGGCAACCCCTGGGGCTCGGACGAGAGCGGTGGCCTGTTCGCGGTGGCCTACCAGGAGATCCTCGGGCACGCACTCCAGGCACTCGGATCGTACGTCCAGGAAATGGGTGAAGCCGCACTCACGCTCACCGAGACCGCCCGGGCCGTCGCCGCCACCGACAACACCGCGGCATCCACCCTCGGGGGCCTTTCATGACCATCGAGCTGCCCTCGATTCTCACCGAACCCCTCGAATGGATCGGATTCGACTGGCCGCAAGCCGACGAGGACCGGCTCCTCGCCGACGGCCAGGCCTGGATCGAACACGGCACCCGCCTGCGCCGGCACGCAGCCGAAGCCGACGCCGCTGCCCGCCGCGTCTGGCAGGAGAACGAAGGCGCCAGCGTCGAAGCCTTCGAACGCTGGTGGAACGGCGACGACGGCCCCGGCCGCCACCTCGACGACGCCGCCACCGCAGTCGAACTGATCGGCGCCGGCCTGATCGCCATGGCCGGCGTGACCGTGGCCCTCAAGACGGCTTACATCGCCCAGCTGACCCTGCTCGCCTTCCAGGTCGGCCAGGCCCTCGCCACCGCCGTCCCCACCAGCGGCGCCACCCTGGCCGAAATCCCGATCTTCATCGGCGCCAGCCGCGTCGCCTGCCGCCAGATCCTGCACCGCGCCCTGCAGACCGTCGAAGGCGAGATCGCCCAGATCTTCAAACAGGCTGCCGAACTCCTCCGCACCGCCGGCACCAGAGCCGCCGCCCAGCACGCCGGCGACCTGGCCCGCCACTTCGGCCAGAACTCCGAATTCCACCGCCTGATGCGCGAAGTGGAGAAGGTCGACGTCCGAAGCCCCTTCGACGGCGCCAACTTCTACTCCGGTAAAGACGCCGCCGGAACGCCGATGCGCGTCTACGCCGAAAAGCACGCCGACGGCGTCACCCAGGTGACCCTGGAACAGACACCCGGCGGCTCCCGGTTCGACGACATGCTGCTCTTCGAGAACGGATCGGCGGTTCGCCGCGGGCAGGCGGTGGACATCTGGGCACGGCTCTCCGAACGGTATGCCGGGGACGCTCAAGGGGCGGTGACCGCGTGGTCACACAATCCGCGCGCCGACGGGATCTGGAACACGGTGGAGAAGCCGGCCTTGGAGCGGAACCCGTCAGTGACGAAGATAGATGTGATCGACCCCGCGGTGTGATGTCGGATGGAGACCGGAATGGGCGTTCACGAACTGGGCAGCCAGTCGGCGCGGACCGACACCGGGGCGGTGGTGCGCAGCGCCGGCCGGGAGACCCTGCGCATCGACTATCGCGGGCGCACCATGCCCGTCCCTGTTGACCAGGGGCTCGGAAGCCTCGGCGTCTACCTGCCTCGGGCGCCGCGCTGGGAGGACGGAGAACCGGTCGCTGTGGACGATCTTGCCGTGGTCCGGGAGGCGGTGGTCGAGGTCCTGCGGTTCTGGGGGTTCGACACCGAGTTCCTCGAACTGGACGGGTGAAGGCGTGGGTTTACTGTCGTACACATGCGACCCAGTGAGTCTGCCGCAGGGCATGAGGGTGAGCCCGTGACGACGCCCGAGCCGAGCGGCCCGGCGCCTCGCCGTGGACGTCTCCAGAATCGCCGTGTCCGTCTGGTTTTGGCCCTGGGCGGAGGCGTTCTGGCTCTGCTGTGTCTGGGCGGTGTCGGCTTGTTCGTATCGCTCTACGACAAGGCCACCGAGATCAAGCGCACCGAACCCGACGCTGTAGTCGACAGTTTTATCCGCGCCTATCTGGTCGACCGGGACGAGAACCAGGTGGCGCTGTACGCCTGCGAGCGTGGGGCCGACTTCACCGAGATCGCCGCGTTCCGTACCGACCTGATCGAACGAGAGGCCAAGTACTCCGTCACCATCAAGGTGACCTCTGGGCGGCTCTCGGTCTCGACCGCGGGCGACCAGGGAGCAGTTCAAGTGGACCTGACTCGGTCTATCGACGACAGTGAGCACCTTACCGACAGTTGGACTTTCCGTGTCGTCGATCAGGATGGCTGGCGAGTCTGCGGCGCGACCAAGAGCTAGACGAGTAAGTCCTAACCTGGGTCAGTGGTCGTAGGCGGTCAATGACCTGGTCACGGGTTGTCCGGTGGTGCGGTTGTGCCATATGGCGGCGGTCATGGCGAGCAGACGTTGGGCGACGCGGGCACCGACGCCTTCGATGCTGCGGCCGCCGTGCAGTTCGAGGTCGAGCTGGCCTTTCAAGGTGTCGTTGACCGACTCGATCAGCTGGCGTACGGGTTTGAGTAGGTGCTCGCCGGGTCGCGGGGTGCGGTTGCGGTAGGACGGCCGTAGCAACCGGGCGCCGCGTTCGGCGAGCCAGTGGTCGAGTTCGGCGGAGACGTATCCCTTATCCGCGATGATCAGCTGACCGGGCCGGGCGGCGAGCAGTTCGGGATCTTGTTCCAGGGCAGCGGCCAGGACCTGCCGTTCGTCTGCTTTCGCGTCGGCCAGTGACCAGGCGATCGGCAGGCCAGAGGGCGTGCAGATCAGGTGGAGCCGCAGGCCCCAGAAGAAGCGTGAGTGTGACGAGCAGTAGCCGTAGACGGCCCAGCCGGCCAGGTCGGAACGTTTCACGGTCGGCCGGGACCGGCCGCATTCGACAGGGGTGGAGTCGGTGACCCAGACGTCGTCGAACCACAGGTCGGTGTCCGCGGCGACCAGCCTGATCGCCTTCTTCAGCAGCGGCAACGCCGCCCGCAGCCGCTTGTTGTAGCCGGACTGGCCGGGCAGGTAGGGAAACGCGCCGGGGAGGTGCTGGGGAAGAAACCGCAGCCAGCGAGCTTCGGACCGGATCCCGAGCAGGGCTTGGGCGACGGCCATGGTGATCAGTGCGGCGTCGGACAGCTTCGGCGGCCGACCGGTCCGGCGGGGCTTGCCGAGCCAGTCGTCGATCTTCACGTAGAGTGCGGTGAGAAGGGCGTGGATGTCTGTCGTCACAAACAGATCATCGACACCCTTCACCTTTACCCCGGCCAACTACCGGACACGGCAGTTGACGCGCGTACAGCCTTTGCCCAGCTCATCCAATCGACGAGTTAGGACTTACTCGTCTAGACCTACTCGACCCAGATGAGGTGTGCTGGGACTTCGAGGGTTCTAGGGAGCTTGCCCGACCATCCCCATCGGTACCAGTCGAGCTCTTGGGCGACTCGCACGGTGACGGCGCCGTCGTCGCTGACGTAAGACTCGGTGACGGCTCGCAGATCACGGAGTTCCTCGCCATCGTTCAGGGCCTGCGTGACCCGGCGTCCGGTCAGTGAATCGGCGTCCACAGCCGACACAGGTGGCCGACGGGGCGGTTCATCGAGTGAGACCAACTGATTGACCTTCGCCCCGGGCACGCTGGTGCCAGCGAACCCGAGTTCCTCGACCCAGACCCGTTCGACCGGGACCAGTGCGGCGAACACCTCGGTCCGCTCCGCTTCGGCCCGGTACCACTCGCCCTCCGGCATCACTGGGATGTAGGTTCGGCTGCCCTGGATCACCTTCTCGTCGGCCCGGAGATCACCACGCCATCCGTATCCCGGAAGGCCGACGAGCACCCGGCGACCCCGCAGATCGCCGGCCATCATGGCGGGCGTGGGCACGATCGGGCGTGGTGATTCCAGCGCGCCCTCACGGCCGCTGCCGAACGGGTCCGGCATCATTCTTCGTTGCCCAACGGTGCGCCCTGTTGCTGCATGAACCGCACCGGATCGATCGCGCCGGAGCTGGATCGGTTGTTGTTCAGATGCACCTCGAAGTGCAGGTGCGGCCCGGAGGAGTTGCCGCTGCTGCCGATTCGGCCGAGGACGTCACCCGCGGCGACCTGCTGGTTCTCTCGCACGAAGGGCCGTTGCACCATGTGACAGTAACGCGTCATCACATCGCCCGCGTGGATGATCTCGACCATCCACCCGCAGCCCCCCTTGCCTGGGTAGCCATCCACATTGCATGTCTTTCGCCCGCGGAAGTCCTCATCGCACTTCACCAGCGACACCACACCACTGGCTACCGCGATGATCGGCCGGTACTTCTCCACGATCAGGTCCACGCCCTGGTGGGTAGGCCGTTCCGGGCTCCGGAACCCGGAGCCGACAGGTGCTTTCACCGGGTTCGTCCAGCCGGAGGCCGCGATTTGCCCGGCGCCGGCGCACTCCAAGCTGGCCGAGTCACCGACAGCCTGGGCCGCTCCGTCAGCCAGCGTGTTCACGATCTCGGTGGCCAGCGGCTCGTGCTTCGCGTAGGCGTCCGGGAACGCGCTGACCTGGACCTTCTGTGCGGCCCGGGTCAGCGACATGTTCTCCCAGCCCTCGATCGTCTTCAGTTTGTTGTAGAACTTCGTGCTCGCGTAGACCGGGTCCTGTACCTGCTTCGGAGTTCCCCAGCCGGTGCTGGGTCGCTGCTGGAAGAGACCGAGCGAGTCGTGGTCGTTTCGGGTACCGAGGTGTCCGAGATTGCTGAGCGCGGACTCCTGCATCGCGGTAGCCACGGCGATCACCCAGGCTCGCGGCGGCAACTCCAGGTCTGCGCCGACATTGATGATGGTCGCCGCGTTGCGGATCTGCTCCGCACCGTAGGGCCGGATCCGGGGCAGGTCGGAGTCCGGATCGACAACTCCGCCCTTGCCGCAGCCGAGCGAGGCGTTGAGGAGCCGGTTGTCGTCGTTGTTGAGCCCGTTGAGCAGGAGGACGGTGAGGCTGCCGCCGCAACACAGCAGCGCCAGTGTGACGACGAGAGCGACCAAGAGGACGACTTTGCGCGGCCGCCGCAGTGTCATGCCGGCTCCCAGTCGATGCCGTCGACCAGCCAGGCCCCGTCCGGAGCGACCAGGCGGAGGCCGAGCTTGCCGGTGTCCATCGTCACGGTCGCGTTCACCATCGTCTCGGTGACCGCGATCAGGGTGGGCCGGCCGATCACCCGCTCAGCCGGGACTCCGGCTGGGTCGACGTCACGTAGCTGTTCCGCAAGATTCCTGGTCGCGTTCGGATGGAGACGGGTGAGCCACTTCTTTGCGGTGACGTCCTCGTGTGCGGCCCAGGCCGATGCGAACGCATAGGCGACTGCCTCCGGTTGCGCCCGGCCCGGGCTGGTCCGCGGGGAAGGCGGGGGTTCGGGCGATACCACGCTGTCGTTGTCCGAGGGGTCGATGCTGATCACCGGGGCCGGGCTGTTGTTGCCCAGTGAAGTGGGTGCCGATCCGTCGGAGAAGAGCCGCCCGACCCCCACGATCGCCAGCACGATGACGGTGAGAACTATGGCGACACCCCATCGGGACCGGAAGATCCCGGTGAGGCCGCTCTCGATCAGTCGGGGCATTCGTCACCTCGTCTCGGAACGTGCCCGCGGGGTAGCCGGTTCCTCGCTCGTCGCCCGGGTCTCCGGGCGATAGATCGAATACGAGGTGGGCTTTTCCGTGACGTCGGGTTCAGACCAGTCCGAGTCTGCTCGCGCTCGGCGAGGAGTGCGCCTCGCTGGCGGCTTCTTGGAAGAAGGCGGCGGCGGGCTGTCGTCCCGGGTGACGGTCTCCTTGCCGTCGGGGCGTTTCGTCGTTCCGGTCGTGACGACCTCGGTGCGGTCGCCTCGCGAGGCAACCCCGTGTGACGGATCCTCCAGCCTTGCCTCAGGCCGAAGGTTGCGCTGCTCGAAGCTGTGGTTGCCCTTGCCGATGCCGTCTTTGCCGTTACGCCCGTCCCTGCCGTCGTTGCCCTCGGCCGAGTCCAGCTTGGCCGCCTCGCGGACGTCCCGGAAGAAGCCGCGGCGCCACGATCCGCCGGTCGCGATGTCCCTCGCCCCGTCCTTGCCGCCGAGTTGGGTGATGCGGCGGTACGGCCGGAGAAGCATCCAGCCCGCGACACCGCACAGCCCAACCAGAACCACTTGGAGCCAACCGGGCAAGCCGGAGGTATTCATGATCAGGTCGACGGCGAACAGGTAGATCGCGGCCCCGGTGCCGAAGATGGCGATGTTGAAGACGGCGGCGACCACAGCGTTACCGAGACGGCGGATGCCACCGCTGGCTGGCCGCAGGAGACCTATCGTTCCCAGAAGCGGAGCTGCGATTACGGCCCAACGGAAGATCAGGAACCCGAGCAGCACGAGGATCGAGGCGGTGATGTCGAACAACGCGTACATGAACGCGGCCAGCACGGCGATGAATCCGGAACCGATGCGATCCATGCCGTTTATGCCTTGGAGGTACTGGTAGGCCTCAAGGTCCTCGGTCTTGATCTGCGAGGCTACCCGGTGCCACTGGTCGTTCTTCGCTTTGAGGACGGCGTCGCGGGTTCCAGGGTTGGCGCGAAGCTTCTCGACTTCGTCCCATTGCAAAGAACGGGCGTCGTACAACGCTCGGCCATACTTCTGGGCCGTTTCGCTCTCTGCGGATCCGAGGAGCCCGCGAAGCCAGTTCCGGTACAGCATTGTGTCGGTGGCGGTATCACTTGCCCGAACGGCTGGAGGTCGCTGGTCTTTACAGGCATCGGCTCCGCCGAGCCGACACTCGTTCGGGTTCTGGTCTTGTGGGCGTGGCCCGACCGCGCTGTGCACAGCACTGAGGCCGGTGATCAAAGTCTGATCAGCGATGTTCGCCGATTTAACCGGCCAAGCCGCGATCGCAGTGACAGCGACCATCACAAGGAGCGCCCAGCCGACCGTTGTGGTGGCTGCCCCCATCTCGGCCTGACGAGACCGCCAGATCAGGTACACCCCGATCACCGCGAGTGTGATCGTGCCGAAGACAGTGAAGACCTTCTGGTAAACAGCATCCGTCGTCTGCTCGACGAGAGAATCGGCCCAGCCCCACAGACTCTGTGGTTCCCAGGCGCGTTCCCGGAGAGCGTTCGAGGCTCCGACGATCGCGGTAGCGATCATGAACTCGCCGTTGGCGACAGTCGTCTCGATCTTGAAGTCAGGGTCGATCAGAGTTGAAGCACAACCACTGTCCAGGTCATATGTCGTGTAGCTGTATCCGGCATAGCCGTATTTGCTGTAGATGCCCTTCGGCCCGTTTTGTGTGGAGGATTCGGGGCGTTCGGCGAACCATCCGGCAAGGCCGGAA from Actinoplanes derwentensis includes these protein-coding regions:
- a CDS encoding WXG100-like domain-containing protein, encoding MTIELPSILTEPLEWIGFDWPQADEDRLLADGQAWIEHGTRLRRHAAEADAAARRVWQENEGASVEAFERWWNGDDGPGRHLDDAATAVELIGAGLIAMAGVTVALKTAYIAQLTLLAFQVGQALATAVPTSGATLAEIPIFIGASRVACRQILHRALQTVEGEIAQIFKQAAELLRTAGTRAAAQHAGDLARHFGQNSEFHRLMREVEKVDVRSPFDGANFYSGKDAAGTPMRVYAEKHADGVTQVTLEQTPGGSRFDDMLLFENGSAVRRGQAVDIWARLSERYAGDAQGAVTAWSHNPRADGIWNTVEKPALERNPSVTKIDVIDPAV
- a CDS encoding IS982 family transposase codes for the protein MTTDIHALLTALYVKIDDWLGKPRRTGRPPKLSDAALITMAVAQALLGIRSEARWLRFLPQHLPGAFPYLPGQSGYNKRLRAALPLLKKAIRLVAADTDLWFDDVWVTDSTPVECGRSRPTVKRSDLAGWAVYGYCSSHSRFFWGLRLHLICTPSGLPIAWSLADAKADERQVLAAALEQDPELLAARPGQLIIADKGYVSAELDHWLAERGARLLRPSYRNRTPRPGEHLLKPVRQLIESVNDTLKGQLDLELHGGRSIEGVGARVAQRLLAMTAAIWHNRTTGQPVTRSLTAYDH
- a CDS encoding M23 family metallopeptidase, translating into MTLRRPRKVVLLVALVVTLALLCCGGSLTVLLLNGLNNDDNRLLNASLGCGKGGVVDPDSDLPRIRPYGAEQIRNAATIINVGADLELPPRAWVIAVATAMQESALSNLGHLGTRNDHDSLGLFQQRPSTGWGTPKQVQDPVYASTKFYNKLKTIEGWENMSLTRAAQKVQVSAFPDAYAKHEPLATEIVNTLADGAAQAVGDSASLECAGAGQIAASGWTNPVKAPVGSGFRSPERPTHQGVDLIVEKYRPIIAVASGVVSLVKCDEDFRGRKTCNVDGYPGKGGCGWMVEIIHAGDVMTRYCHMVQRPFVRENQQVAAGDVLGRIGSSGNSSGPHLHFEVHLNNNRSSSGAIDPVRFMQQQGAPLGNEE